Within the Mycobacteriales bacterium genome, the region TGCAGGCCACCCAGGCCGCCGATCTGGCCGTCCGCTGGAACTGCAAGGCCGGCAAGTGCGGCTCCTGCAGCGCCGAGGTCAACGGCAAGCCGCGGCTGATGTGCATGACCCGCATGTCGACGTTCGAGCAGACCGAGACCGTGACGGTCACGCCGCTGCGGACCTTCCCGGTGATCCGGGACCTGGTCACGAACGTCGGCTACAACTACCAGAAGGCCCGCGAGGTCCAGGCCTTCCAGCCGCCGGCGGACCTGGCCCCGGGCGAGTACCGGATGCAGCAGGTCGATGTCGAGCGCTCGCAGGAGTTCCGCAAGTGCATCGAGTGCTTCCTGTGCAACAACACCTGCCACGTCGTGCGTGACCACGACGAGAACAAGCAGTCCTTCGCCGGGCCGCGGTTCCTCATGCGGGTGGCCGAGCTCGACATGCACCCGCTGGACCAGGCCGACCGCAAGGACGTGGCCCAGGAG harbors:
- a CDS encoding succinate dehydrogenase/fumarate reductase iron-sulfur subunit, with translation MGYEHHFRVWRGDDAGGELADYTVEVNDGEVVLDIIHRLQATQAADLAVRWNCKAGKCGSCSAEVNGKPRLMCMTRMSTFEQTETVTVTPLRTFPVIRDLVTNVGYNYQKAREVQAFQPPADLAPGEYRMQQVDVERSQEFRKCIECFLCNNTCHVVRDHDENKQSFAGPRFLMRVAELDMHPLDQADRKDVAQEEHGLGFCNITKCCTEVCPEHIKITDNALIPMKERVVDRKYDPLVWLGNKIKRRP